The genomic stretch TACAGCCCTCATTGAAAGTCAGGTTCGTCACAAGTGTTGTAGGATTTTTGCTTGATGCAATCGATTATGACCTGCTCAccgcttcatttttttttattgcagatCTTCTGTTTGCATGGAGGACTTTCACCATCTCTTGATACGCTAGATAACATCCGAGCTTTAGACCGTATACAAGAGGTATGAATAACTGCTTCTCATATTTCAAATTctcaataaaattgaagaataaaatggtTATGGTGTGCTAATCAGCAATAATTGAAGGTGGTTTGCAAGCTAGCATGATGTCCTCTTCCTGTTATGTTAACTTCCATGCAAGCTTTTTTTCAGATTAATGGAATGTAACTATCATAGAAGCACTGCATCTAAAACTTGGTTATATCAGTGATGTGTGctgtttttttgcattttctctTCTGGTCAAGGATTAAAAGTAGGATACCTGACATTCCCTTCTGCCCAATTGCACTGCAATACTATAATGTCATCCATCTCTTCATGCAATACACTTGCACACTTTCAGTGCATTGCCAACAGCTTTTTGATTTTGCTACCTTCTGGTTTTCTGCGGTTGATTTTGGTTGAACAATCACATCTGCCATTCCCTGCACAAGTAGGTTCCACATGAAGGTCCAATGTGCGATCTCTTGTGGTCTGATCCAGATGATCGTTGTGGGTGGGGAATATCTCCTCGTGGTGCTGGATATACATTTGGACAGGATATAGCTGGTCATTTCAACCATACCAATGGACTCTCTTTAATTTCACGGGCTCACCAGCTTGTCATGGAAGGGTACAATTGGTGTCAGGTGACTGAACCTGGACAAGACACGTCTtctttccatgtatttttttttataaaaaaaatggaacttGTTAGTTATGaatctctttcatttttatttcaggAAAAGAATGTGGTAACTGTATTTAGTGCTCCAAACTATTGCTACCGTTGTGGGAACATGGCTGCAATTCTAGAGATTGGGGAGAATATGGACCAGAATTTCCTTCAGTTTGATCCAGCACCCCGGCAAATTGAGCCTGACACCACGCGAAAAACCcctgattattttttgtaatttccataTTCCCACCAGCTGTTTGTAACCTTTGTTTGCTGCTGCATCACTGTAGATGTGTCTTAAAAAGAGGAGCTTTCGTTGTTTAAGGCGAGGTTGATCGATGACATCATTCTTTATTTGGAGTCTGCTGTTGCTGGTGCTTTGTTGATATGCTCGGgtcataaaaaaactaacagaagGCACCAATGGCCATATTTCTTGTATTTTCACAGAAGACGGAAGCAGCAATAACATGGTATATCCTGTGCTGTAATTTGACAAACTGGAGTTAGAGAACAGGTGTTGTTTTGTGAGCAAATGCATGCTGCTTACTCTACTCTGATTTATAAACAGAACCACAGCCAAAAGTGTTGCATCCATGCACAAAATGCTTCGCAACTTTagttccaaaaagaaaaggttaatgCTGCATAACCATAACAATGCTGTAACTGCACTGCTGTGTCCCATCTATCAATGGAGGGTTGATACGACAGGCAATCATTCTATAAAGAGCATCTATAGCTCTCTCTCAATGGTTCCAAGGGTTTTGTGCATCAGGAAAATATCACGTAATGAATACATTTCAGAGCAAAAACGAAGAattcaaagaagaaaagataataTGAGCTGCAAATGATAAAACACTTTCGTACACAAACCAAAAGCTTCGAACATCATTAAAACTGGCTGGCTTCATGCGAGGGAGAAAACCTCAGTTGAAGAGAATTTCAGACTTGAAATCTGGAGTTCATCTGGATACTCCCTGGTCCAGCTCCAGACACCCGGGTAAAGGTCTGCTTTCTTCGGAAGTACACGACTGAACCACTTGCGAGTAACAAACACAAAATTATCCCCTGTTGAAAGCGATTCAGACCATGAGAATGAAGGCTAGCATTAATAGACCCAACTACAGTAACAGAGTGCTTGCAATTCTACTTGCCAATCTCACACCTCATTAAATACAAGAAGGAAGAAAACTAAGCAAGGGAGGTGCTGCTCATAACATTCCATTCAAACATTGACCTCCTTGAATCTATAAGTTGATTATTGCACATGCTTTGTACTTTTCATTCACTGCTAGTCTCAAGATAAAAAGACATGGTATACCATGCAATACAGAGTATATATCTATATTTCCTttctaaattttctttaaaaaatcataaatcagaAGACATTACTTTCTTCGGAGATTTTCTTTGAAAGTAGGAATTGGAGTCCTGTGCTATAACTCCATGCTCGTGATCTCAATGAGAAGCATTGCTCATACAGTATGATGCAGGAAGAATGGGCAAAAGGTAGCAAACACAGCCAAAGGCTGGTTGTCAGGACTGAACAgccaggcaaaaaaaaaaaccttttttataaaattctcaAAACATCAATAACCTCTGTTATTATTACTACAGTAGCAACCCTCAAATAgtcaacaaaacattttttttttaaaaaatcctagcccttaaaaataaataaatcctagTTGTTCAAactactattaaaaaataatacagaaGTAAAATCCTCATTATACAACAAC from Populus alba chromosome 8, ASM523922v2, whole genome shotgun sequence encodes the following:
- the LOC118058555 gene encoding serine/threonine-protein phosphatase PP2A catalytic subunit; its protein translation is MPSSHGDLDRQIEQLMECKPLAEGEVQTLCDQARAILVEEWNVQPVKCPVTVCGDIHGQFYDLIELFRIGGNAPDTNYLFMGDYVDRGYYSVETVTLLVALKVRYRDRITILRGNHESRQITQVYGFYDECLRKYGNANVWKYFTDLFDYLPLTALIESQIFCLHGGLSPSLDTLDNIRALDRIQEVPHEGPMCDLLWSDPDDRCGWGISPRGAGYTFGQDIAGHFNHTNGLSLISRAHQLVMEGYNWCQEKNVVTVFSAPNYCYRCGNMAAILEIGENMDQNFLQFDPAPRQIEPDTTRKTPDYFL